The Streptomyces sp. NBC_01275 genome has a segment encoding these proteins:
- a CDS encoding pentapeptide repeat-containing protein has protein sequence MDFTSWADWIRALLGAAVAYATLMSGWRLAARAAAFGDPHRHTGRRVAFVPRRAMRPRTEALRRRLRVVLALRRHQGLVSATPPDRLLRRLVEADRSARVLAAGRVVWCWAIPFTLAASGLLLAAWLVVWTYFYDGPLAEISSPYTVIQQYLGSNGWYLPGSESCASWSLLTGCEATPGPWWNGAQSGFLFGFAPAFLLAAWRIRRAARQSFDLWQRQEPPLLACLDALAACRDALRAVPPEATVLDLRTAELLAALRDFAQDGLPVDVERGAELRAHTARVAETLGEAAGQVLRDGTPALPGLIALLATVQDRLDASRWFVLLDPAQLVAAPGPGPGPGPTPPQPAAAGPPADATRWQRYMWVATAMPTVPALLALAFTAVTISQANETLGLSRRDQVASTYSDTVGGLGDDSVDVRISSLYALKRIMRETPSEQPAIVKILSAYVREHAKTPKAATAERLRKNPKTRPAEDVQAALDVLGSRTQTVDGEPYINLRDTFLVGADLATLDFTDADLRGSDLSRADLREGRFDYVWFSDGRMDGALLSSGSFTDAEFIGTDLTGAWLDGAQFYSADLTGAVLAGAQAPPGDDGSVTNLVEADLTGAILTGADLTRASLQGADLGKDDTHPAANVTDADFTDADLTGARLDGVDRATAAGW, from the coding sequence GTGGACTTCACGTCCTGGGCCGACTGGATACGCGCTCTCCTGGGCGCGGCGGTGGCGTACGCCACGCTGATGTCGGGCTGGCGGCTGGCCGCGAGGGCGGCCGCCTTCGGCGATCCGCACCGTCACACGGGCCGGCGCGTCGCCTTCGTCCCGCGCCGTGCCATGCGGCCGCGCACGGAGGCCCTCCGCCGCCGCTTACGCGTCGTCCTGGCGCTGCGCCGGCATCAGGGGCTGGTGAGCGCGACGCCGCCCGACCGGCTGCTGCGCCGTCTGGTGGAGGCGGACCGCTCGGCCCGGGTGCTGGCGGCGGGGCGCGTGGTCTGGTGCTGGGCGATCCCGTTCACGCTGGCCGCGTCCGGCCTGCTGCTGGCGGCGTGGCTGGTCGTCTGGACGTACTTCTACGACGGTCCGCTCGCGGAAATCTCCAGCCCCTACACCGTCATACAGCAGTACCTGGGCTCGAACGGCTGGTATCTGCCGGGCAGCGAGTCCTGCGCCTCATGGTCACTGCTGACCGGGTGCGAGGCGACCCCCGGGCCGTGGTGGAACGGCGCCCAGTCGGGCTTCCTCTTCGGCTTCGCACCGGCGTTCCTGCTCGCCGCGTGGCGCATACGACGGGCCGCGCGGCAGAGTTTCGACCTCTGGCAGCGGCAGGAGCCGCCCCTGCTCGCCTGTCTGGACGCGCTGGCCGCCTGCCGCGACGCGCTGCGCGCCGTACCCCCGGAGGCCACCGTCCTCGATCTGCGAACAGCCGAACTGCTGGCCGCGTTGAGGGACTTCGCCCAGGACGGTCTGCCGGTCGACGTGGAGCGAGGCGCCGAACTGCGGGCGCACACCGCGCGCGTGGCCGAGACCCTGGGCGAGGCGGCGGGGCAGGTCCTGCGTGACGGGACCCCGGCCCTGCCCGGCCTCATAGCCCTGCTGGCCACCGTTCAGGACCGGCTGGACGCCTCCCGGTGGTTCGTACTGCTCGACCCCGCCCAGCTCGTCGCCGCGCCCGGACCCGGTCCGGGTCCGGGCCCGACGCCCCCGCAGCCGGCCGCGGCCGGGCCGCCCGCCGACGCCACCCGCTGGCAGCGCTACATGTGGGTCGCCACCGCGATGCCCACCGTTCCGGCCCTGCTGGCCCTCGCCTTCACCGCCGTGACGATCAGCCAGGCCAACGAGACCCTCGGCCTCTCCCGGCGCGACCAGGTGGCCTCCACCTACAGCGACACCGTCGGCGGCCTGGGCGACGACTCGGTCGACGTCAGGATCAGCAGCCTGTACGCGCTGAAGCGCATCATGCGCGAGACGCCGAGCGAACAGCCCGCGATCGTCAAGATACTCAGCGCCTACGTCCGGGAACACGCGAAGACGCCCAAGGCGGCGACCGCCGAGCGCCTTCGCAAGAACCCGAAGACCCGGCCGGCCGAGGACGTCCAGGCCGCCCTCGACGTCCTCGGCTCCCGCACCCAGACGGTGGACGGGGAGCCGTACATCAACCTGCGGGACACCTTCCTGGTGGGCGCCGACCTCGCCACCCTGGACTTCACCGACGCGGACCTGCGGGGCTCCGATCTGAGCCGGGCCGACCTGCGGGAAGGCCGGTTCGACTACGTCTGGTTCAGCGACGGCCGGATGGACGGCGCCCTGCTCAGCTCCGGAAGCTTCACCGACGCCGAGTTCATCGGGACCGATCTCACCGGCGCCTGGCTGGACGGCGCGCAGTTCTACTCCGCGGACCTCACGGGAGCCGTCCTCGCCGGCGCGCAGGCCCCGCCCGGCGATGACGGCTCCGTCACCAATCTCGTCGAGGCCGACCTGACCGGCGCGATCCTGACCGGAGCCGACCTGACGCGCGCGTCGCTCCAGGGCGCCGACCTCGGCAAGGACGACACGCACCCCGCGGCGAACGTCACCGACGCGGACTTCACCGACGCCGACCTGACCGGCGCACGACTCGACGGCGTCGACCGCGCCACGGCCGCCGGCTGGTGA
- the metG gene encoding methionine--tRNA ligase, producing MARHLITSALPYINGIKHLGNMVGSMLPADVYSRYLRQRGHDVLYICATDEHGTPAELAAKEQGVPVADFCAQAHDAQKAVYDGFALAFDYFGRSSSPQNVEITQHFARRLHENGFIEERAIRQVYSPADERFLPDRYVEGTCPHCGYDKARGDQCENCTRVLDPTDLINPRSAISGSTDLEVRETKHLFLLQSKLQHEVEEWVSRHEADWPQLASSIARKWLTEGLHDRSITRDLDWGVPVPADTWPELAAEGKVFYVWFDAPIEYIAATKEWSDAAPAGETRDWKSWWYEADSGENPVRYTEFMAKDNVPFHTVMFPATELGVREPWKKVDYVKAFNWLTYYGGKFSTSQKRGVFTDQALDILPADYWRYFLIANAPESDDSSFTWEHFTATVNKDLADTLGNFVNRVLSFSKKRFGDEVPAGSAAGEAETKLGEQIAELLAEYESQLEALQFRKAAAALRALWSAGNSYLEEKAPWLEIKTDQEGAALTLRTAMNLIHLYAVVSEPFIPATAKTMREAFSLGTDTAVWVTPEEARALAAVPAGTPFTVPPVLFAKLTDEDLENYKERFGGTPA from the coding sequence ATGGCTCGACACCTCATCACCAGCGCCCTTCCGTACATCAACGGGATCAAGCACCTGGGCAACATGGTGGGGTCCATGCTCCCGGCGGACGTCTACTCCCGCTATCTGCGCCAGCGCGGCCACGACGTCCTCTACATCTGCGCGACGGACGAGCACGGCACCCCCGCCGAGCTCGCCGCCAAGGAGCAGGGCGTCCCGGTCGCGGACTTCTGCGCGCAGGCGCACGACGCGCAGAAGGCGGTCTACGACGGCTTCGCGCTGGCGTTCGACTACTTCGGCCGCAGCTCCAGCCCGCAGAACGTGGAGATCACCCAGCACTTCGCCCGCCGTCTGCACGAGAACGGCTTCATCGAAGAGCGCGCCATCCGTCAGGTCTACAGCCCCGCCGACGAGCGCTTCCTCCCGGACCGCTACGTCGAGGGCACCTGCCCGCACTGCGGCTACGACAAGGCCCGCGGCGACCAGTGCGAGAACTGCACCCGCGTCCTCGACCCGACGGACCTCATCAACCCGCGTTCCGCGATCTCGGGCTCCACGGACCTGGAGGTGCGGGAGACCAAGCACCTCTTCCTCCTCCAGTCGAAGCTCCAGCACGAGGTCGAGGAGTGGGTCTCCCGCCACGAGGCCGACTGGCCGCAGCTGGCGTCCTCCATCGCCCGCAAGTGGCTGACCGAGGGCCTGCACGACCGCTCCATCACCCGCGACCTGGACTGGGGCGTCCCGGTCCCCGCCGACACCTGGCCGGAGCTGGCGGCGGAGGGCAAGGTCTTCTACGTCTGGTTCGACGCCCCGATCGAGTACATCGCGGCGACGAAGGAGTGGTCGGACGCGGCCCCCGCCGGTGAGACGCGGGACTGGAAGTCGTGGTGGTACGAGGCCGACTCCGGTGAGAACCCCGTGCGCTACACGGAGTTCATGGCCAAGGACAACGTCCCGTTCCACACGGTGATGTTCCCGGCCACCGAACTCGGCGTGCGCGAGCCGTGGAAGAAGGTCGACTACGTCAAGGCCTTCAACTGGCTGACGTACTACGGCGGGAAGTTCTCCACGTCCCAGAAGCGCGGCGTCTTCACCGACCAGGCCCTGGACATCCTCCCGGCCGACTACTGGCGCTACTTCCTCATCGCCAACGCGCCCGAGTCGGACGACTCGTCCTTCACCTGGGAGCACTTCACGGCCACGGTGAACAAGGACCTCGCCGACACCCTCGGCAACTTCGTCAACCGCGTCCTGTCGTTCTCGAAGAAGCGCTTCGGCGACGAGGTCCCGGCGGGTTCGGCGGCGGGCGAGGCGGAGACGAAGCTGGGCGAGCAGATCGCCGAGCTCCTCGCCGAGTACGAGTCGCAGCTGGAGGCCCTGCAGTTCCGCAAGGCGGCCGCCGCCCTGCGCGCCCTGTGGTCCGCGGGCAACTCCTACCTCGAGGAGAAGGCCCCCTGGCTGGAGATCAAGACCGACCAGGAGGGCGCGGCCCTCACCCTGCGCACCGCGATGAACCTGATCCACCTGTACGCGGTGGTCTCCGAGCCGTTCATCCCGGCGACCGCGAAGACCATGCGCGAGGCGTTCTCGCTGGGGACCGACACGGCGGTCTGGGTCACCCCGGAGGAGGCCAGGGCCCTCGCCGCGGTCCCCGCCGGCACCCCCTTCACCGTCCCCCCGGTCCTCTTCGCCAAGCTCACGGACGAGGACCTGGAGAACTACAAGGAGCGCTTCGGCGGCACGCCCGCGTAA
- a CDS encoding VWA domain-containing protein, protein MGILTRLRNAFGRSRKGRTAEAEGAERVPSQATEAKPAPDQTPEPTPASASSPSPSATATTAAATTAAVSPSPEPTASALLPEPRTAADEEHDLVAAAFDNVSVPRQTEPEKSSAEAKAEAAVTAEAEAVTEEPETVAEATPAAEPETPAAAEAPVEAEEPETATAEEAPVEAEEPETATAEETSAEPSAPEATDAAEEPAEEPETATAEEAPVEAEEPETATAEETSAEPSAPEATDAAEEPAEEPETATAEETSAEAAEPEAAAASETPAEEAEPEATAAAEEPQPEAELVAEAEAEAESQPAAETPSEPEPEPEPTTEPEAEEPAKAQEQARGPEPETTSEPAAEATPETVEEPEPVAEVTPEPEAQPEPVAEVTPEPEAQPEPVAEVTPEPEAQPEPVAEVTPEPEPEATPEPEAEVVPSPAPEPEAAEEPEPEPAAAEEPESEPQPVAAEASEPPTAEADAPEAEAEAEAGADVPVPAAAAAAAEGGAEAELPQSLLTAYNAAADALAKHDLTGTKASVYLVLDRSASMRPYYKDGSAQSLGEQTLALAAHLTPATDAEATVHVVFFSTELDGTGELTLAHHENKIDDLHAGLGRMGRTSYHAAVEAVLGHHEKSASAAAPALVVFQTDGAPDAKTPATQSLTDAAKNHPGVFFSFVAFGEHDNKAFDYLRRLKTDNTSFFHAGPTPRELTDAELYEGVLANWRP, encoded by the coding sequence ATGGGCATTCTCACTCGCCTTCGGAACGCGTTCGGCCGCTCACGCAAGGGGCGTACCGCCGAGGCAGAGGGTGCGGAACGGGTTCCTTCGCAGGCGACGGAGGCAAAGCCGGCACCGGACCAGACCCCGGAGCCGACGCCTGCGTCCGCCTCCTCCCCCTCTCCGTCGGCTACGGCTACGACCGCGGCCGCGACTACGGCCGCGGTTTCCCCGTCGCCGGAACCGACCGCCTCGGCTCTCCTCCCCGAGCCCCGCACGGCGGCCGACGAGGAGCACGACCTGGTGGCAGCGGCTTTCGACAATGTGTCGGTGCCCCGCCAGACAGAGCCGGAGAAGTCCTCGGCTGAAGCGAAGGCGGAGGCTGCGGTCACGGCTGAGGCCGAGGCTGTGACCGAGGAGCCGGAAACGGTGGCCGAGGCCACCCCGGCCGCGGAGCCGGAGACGCCCGCTGCCGCAGAAGCGCCGGTCGAGGCGGAGGAGCCGGAGACGGCCACTGCCGAGGAAGCGCCGGTCGAGGCGGAGGAGCCGGAGACGGCCACTGCCGAGGAGACGTCCGCGGAGCCGTCGGCGCCCGAGGCGACCGACGCTGCGGAAGAGCCCGCGGAGGAGCCGGAAACGGCCACTGCCGAGGAAGCGCCGGTCGAGGCGGAGGAGCCGGAGACGGCCACTGCCGAGGAGACGTCCGCGGAGCCGTCGGCGCCCGAGGCGACCGACGCTGCGGAAGAGCCCGCGGAGGAGCCGGAAACGGCCACTGCCGAGGAGACGTCCGCCGAGGCGGCCGAGCCCGAAGCGGCCGCTGCCTCTGAGACGCCTGCCGAGGAAGCCGAGCCGGAGGCGACGGCTGCCGCCGAGGAGCCGCAGCCGGAGGCGGAGCTCGTTGCAGAGGCCGAGGCAGAGGCAGAGTCGCAGCCCGCGGCCGAGACTCCCTCGGAGCCGGAGCCGGAGCCGGAGCCGACGACCGAGCCGGAGGCCGAGGAACCGGCCAAGGCGCAGGAGCAGGCCAGAGGGCCAGAACCCGAGACCACGTCCGAGCCTGCGGCCGAGGCGACGCCGGAGACGGTGGAAGAGCCGGAGCCCGTCGCCGAGGTCACCCCGGAGCCCGAGGCGCAGCCCGAGCCCGTCGCCGAGGTCACCCCGGAGCCCGAGGCGCAGCCCGAGCCCGTCGCCGAGGTCACCCCGGAGCCCGAGGCGCAGCCCGAGCCCGTCGCCGAGGTCACCCCGGAGCCCGAGCCCGAGGCCACCCCCGAACCGGAGGCCGAGGTCGTCCCCTCGCCCGCGCCGGAACCGGAAGCCGCGGAAGAGCCGGAGCCGGAGCCCGCCGCCGCCGAGGAGCCGGAGTCGGAGCCGCAGCCGGTCGCCGCCGAGGCGAGCGAGCCGCCGACCGCCGAAGCCGACGCCCCCGAGGCCGAGGCCGAGGCCGAAGCCGGCGCCGACGTCCCGGTCCCCGCAGCCGCAGCGGCAGCCGCCGAGGGCGGAGCCGAGGCCGAGCTGCCGCAGAGCCTCCTCACCGCCTACAACGCCGCCGCCGACGCCCTCGCCAAGCACGACCTCACCGGTACGAAGGCCTCCGTCTACCTCGTCCTGGACCGCTCCGCGAGCATGCGGCCGTACTACAAGGACGGCTCGGCGCAGTCCCTCGGCGAGCAGACCCTCGCCCTGGCCGCCCACCTGACCCCCGCGACCGACGCCGAGGCCACCGTCCACGTCGTCTTCTTCTCGACGGAACTCGACGGCACCGGCGAGCTGACCCTCGCCCACCACGAGAACAAGATCGACGACCTGCACGCGGGCCTCGGCCGCATGGGTCGTACGAGCTACCACGCGGCCGTGGAGGCCGTGCTCGGGCACCACGAGAAGTCGGCCTCGGCCGCCGCTCCCGCGCTGGTCGTCTTCCAGACGGACGGCGCTCCGGACGCGAAGACGCCCGCCACCCAGTCCCTCACGGACGCGGCGAAGAACCACCCCGGCGTCTTCTTCTCCTTCGTCGCCTTCGGCGAGCACGACAACAAGGCCTTCGACTACCTCCGCAGGCTGAAGACCGACAACACGTCCTTCTTCCACGCGGGCCCGACCCCGCGGGAGCTCACGGACGCCGAGCTCTACGAGGGCGTACTGGCGAACTGGCGCCCGTAG
- a CDS encoding PhoX family phosphatase produces the protein MRKLLPLIGTPSQSRSGSHPGGRSAMTCRFRCGDACFHEVPNTSDNEYVGDVIAGAIGRRSMMRAAAVVTVATAAGTAGVAAALPAAAATGKPSGNASGKPSGKPSGNQQAARGLRYSSVAPNTADAVTVPDGYRQNVVIRWGEPILRGAPAFDPENQTAAAQAGQFGYNNDFLALLPLPGECDRQLLVANHEYTDEVLMFRGYDPANPTRQQVEVAWAAHGLAAVVVEEDRRTGKLTAVTRHHLNRRVTATTEFRLTGPAAGSDLLKTSADPTGRKVLGTLNNCSGGTTPWGTTLHGEENFNQYFAGGSRATDKRYGIGTGVTERKWERFDKRFDLAQEPNEVHRFGYVVEFDPYDPTSTPRKHTALGRFKHEAATVRLTADDRPVVYTGDDERFDYFYKFVGSKRMKHGSSRAVREHNLSLLDEGTLYVARLTGDSPAAEIDGAGKLPADGEFDGGGEWIPLATATAKGGVSHVEGMTADEVFVFTRLAGDKVGATKMDRPEDIQPSPQTGKVYVVLTNNSNRGVGANAKADEANPRNANKHGHILELTEGRNRPESLTFGWSLFLVAGDPDDPATYFAGFPKDEVSPISCPDNVAFDPHGNLWISTDGNQLGSHDGLFGVATRGARRGELKQFLTVPTGAETCGPIVQDRRVIVAVQHPGEIDGASVEKPASTWPDGPGRITRPAVVAVWRTDGKDIGV, from the coding sequence GTGCGCAAGCTTCTGCCGCTGATCGGTACGCCGTCGCAGTCCCGTTCCGGGTCCCATCCCGGCGGACGCTCCGCCATGACCTGTCGTTTCCGGTGTGGTGACGCCTGTTTCCACGAGGTGCCCAACACCAGTGACAACGAGTACGTCGGAGACGTCATCGCGGGGGCGATCGGCCGTCGCTCGATGATGCGGGCCGCCGCCGTCGTCACCGTCGCGACCGCCGCAGGCACGGCCGGCGTCGCCGCCGCGCTGCCGGCCGCCGCCGCGACCGGAAAACCGTCCGGGAACGCATCCGGAAAACCGTCCGGAAAACCGTCCGGAAACCAGCAGGCGGCCCGCGGACTGCGCTACTCGTCCGTCGCCCCCAACACCGCCGACGCCGTCACCGTCCCGGACGGCTATCGGCAGAACGTCGTCATCCGCTGGGGCGAGCCCATCCTCCGTGGCGCTCCCGCCTTCGACCCGGAGAACCAGACCGCCGCCGCGCAGGCCGGCCAGTTCGGGTACAACAACGACTTCCTCGCGCTGCTGCCCCTGCCGGGCGAGTGCGACCGGCAGCTCCTCGTCGCCAACCACGAGTACACCGACGAGGTGCTCATGTTCCGCGGCTACGACCCGGCCAACCCCACCCGGCAGCAGGTCGAGGTCGCCTGGGCGGCGCACGGTCTCGCGGCCGTCGTGGTGGAGGAGGACCGCAGGACCGGCAAGCTCACCGCCGTGACCCGGCACCACCTCAACCGTCGGGTCACCGCCACCACCGAGTTCCGGCTCACCGGCCCCGCCGCCGGGTCCGACCTGCTGAAGACCTCCGCCGACCCGACCGGCCGCAAGGTCCTCGGCACGCTCAACAACTGCTCCGGCGGAACCACCCCGTGGGGCACCACGCTGCACGGCGAGGAGAACTTCAACCAGTACTTCGCAGGCGGCAGCCGGGCCACGGACAAGCGGTACGGCATCGGCACCGGCGTCACCGAGCGCAAGTGGGAGCGTTTCGACAAGCGTTTCGACCTCGCCCAGGAGCCGAACGAGGTGCACCGCTTCGGGTACGTGGTCGAGTTCGACCCGTACGACCCGACGTCCACGCCCCGCAAGCACACCGCGCTCGGCCGGTTCAAGCACGAGGCGGCGACCGTGCGGCTGACCGCGGACGACCGCCCGGTCGTCTACACCGGCGACGACGAGCGCTTCGACTACTTCTACAAGTTCGTCGGCAGCAAGCGGATGAAGCACGGTTCCTCGCGGGCCGTCCGTGAGCACAACCTCTCGCTGCTCGACGAGGGCACCCTGTACGTCGCCAGACTCACCGGCGACTCCCCGGCCGCCGAGATCGACGGCGCAGGCAAGCTTCCGGCGGACGGCGAGTTCGACGGCGGCGGCGAGTGGATCCCGCTGGCCACCGCGACGGCGAAGGGCGGCGTCTCGCACGTCGAGGGCATGACCGCCGACGAGGTGTTCGTCTTCACGCGGCTCGCCGGCGACAAGGTGGGCGCGACGAAGATGGACCGCCCCGAGGACATCCAGCCCTCCCCGCAGACCGGCAAGGTCTACGTCGTCCTCACCAACAACAGCAACCGCGGGGTCGGCGCCAACGCCAAGGCGGACGAGGCGAACCCGCGCAACGCCAACAAGCACGGGCACATCCTGGAGCTGACCGAGGGCCGCAACCGGCCGGAGAGCCTGACGTTCGGCTGGTCGCTGTTCCTCGTCGCGGGCGACCCCGACGACCCGGCGACGTACTTCGCGGGCTTCCCGAAGGACGAGGTCAGCCCGATCTCCTGCCCGGACAACGTGGCCTTCGACCCGCACGGCAACCTGTGGATCTCCACCGACGGCAACCAGCTCGGCTCGCACGACGGACTGTTCGGCGTGGCCACGCGCGGTGCGCGGCGCGGTGAGCTGAAGCAGTTCCTGACCGTGCCGACGGGGGCCGAGACCTGCGGTCCGATCGTGCAGGACCGGCGCGTGATCGTCGCCGTGCAGCACCCGGGCGAGATCGACGGCGCGTCCGTGGAGAAGCCGGCGAGCACCTGGCCGGACGGGCCCGGCAGGATCACACGGCCGGCGGTGGTCGCCGTATGGCGGACGGACGGCAAGGACATAGGCGTCTAG
- a CDS encoding endonuclease/exonuclease/phosphatase family protein has translation MSSTRTSWDASRSSASSADPPRRRWHGRRVAAWCAGALLTGASVIVGCRAGDTDAITPVPQLLAFLPWLVVPAGVGLSLALLARWWTGVAWAVAVLGLLAWFVGPYGPSEEPAGPAVAGLRVLTSNVEFGWATDALIPVIRRERPDIVFVEECEYTCQAALRREVGARYPYRQAVPGDTSVGSIVLSRFPLTSAAVVPGRMGMPGAVADVDGHAVRLQLAHPKPPLPRQVTLWKRELGRLRDFAARYSGSPLILAGDFNASQDHAAFRRILDTGLRDAARLAGDDRAPSWPSRTAPAFGAQIDHVLVSKEFAASRARFLHLDGTDHRALLVNLTLHQER, from the coding sequence ATGAGTTCAACGCGCACATCGTGGGACGCATCGAGGTCGTCCGCGAGTTCCGCTGACCCGCCTCGGCGGCGGTGGCACGGGCGGAGGGTGGCCGCCTGGTGCGCGGGGGCGCTGCTCACGGGCGCGAGCGTGATCGTCGGGTGCCGTGCCGGGGACACCGACGCGATCACTCCCGTACCGCAGTTGCTGGCGTTTCTGCCGTGGCTGGTCGTGCCCGCGGGGGTCGGGCTGTCGCTGGCCCTGCTGGCGCGGTGGTGGACCGGGGTGGCGTGGGCCGTGGCGGTGCTCGGACTGCTCGCCTGGTTCGTCGGGCCGTACGGCCCCAGCGAGGAGCCCGCCGGGCCCGCGGTCGCCGGCCTGCGGGTGCTCACCTCCAACGTCGAGTTCGGCTGGGCGACCGACGCCCTGATCCCGGTGATCCGGCGCGAGCGACCGGACATCGTGTTCGTGGAGGAGTGCGAGTACACCTGCCAGGCGGCGCTACGACGGGAGGTCGGGGCCCGCTACCCGTACCGGCAGGCCGTCCCCGGCGACACCTCGGTCGGCTCGATCGTCCTCAGCCGCTTCCCGCTGACGTCCGCCGCCGTCGTCCCCGGCCGCATGGGCATGCCGGGCGCGGTGGCCGACGTCGACGGTCACGCCGTGCGGCTCCAGCTCGCGCACCCCAAGCCGCCGTTGCCGCGCCAGGTCACCCTCTGGAAACGGGAGCTGGGCCGGCTGCGGGACTTCGCCGCCCGGTACTCCGGCAGCCCGCTGATCCTCGCCGGCGACTTCAACGCCTCCCAGGACCACGCCGCCTTCCGCCGCATCCTCGACACCGGTCTGCGCGACGCGGCCCGCCTGGCCGGCGACGACCGCGCGCCCAGCTGGCCGAGCCGCACCGCCCCCGCCTTCGGCGCGCAGATCGACCACGTCCTCGTCTCCAAGGAGTTCGCGGCGAGCCGCGCCCGCTTCCTCCACCTCGACGGCACCGACCACCGCGCCCTGCTCGTGAACCTCACCCTTCACCAGGAGAGGTGA
- a CDS encoding MarR family winged helix-turn-helix transcriptional regulator has product MDEIPERLAVKPSWLITQLAVHARRLAFDGFTAAGARGYHYRILAALHEFGPASQAELGRRCRIDRSDIVAAVNELVEQGFVDRAPDPDHGRRNRVTLTGGGAGQLRRMDGVLDQVQDDLLKPLSPEDRQTLTRLLSRVLAQHEPE; this is encoded by the coding sequence ATGGACGAGATCCCCGAGCGCCTGGCGGTGAAGCCGAGCTGGCTGATCACCCAGCTGGCCGTGCACGCCCGCCGGCTGGCGTTCGACGGCTTCACCGCCGCCGGAGCGCGCGGGTACCACTACCGCATCCTGGCGGCACTGCACGAGTTCGGGCCCGCGAGCCAGGCGGAGCTCGGCCGCCGGTGCCGCATCGACCGCAGCGACATCGTGGCGGCCGTCAACGAACTGGTCGAGCAGGGCTTCGTCGACCGGGCGCCGGACCCGGACCATGGACGGCGCAACAGGGTGACGCTCACGGGGGGCGGTGCCGGGCAGCTGCGGCGCATGGACGGAGTGCTCGACCAGGTGCAGGACGACCTGCTCAAACCGCTGTCGCCCGAAGACCGACAGACCCTGACCCGCCTGCTCAGCCGAGTTCTCGCCCAGCACGAACCGGAATGA